From the Pediococcus acidilactici genome, the window TGGAAAATACAAGAAATAAAACTAAATTATTAAAACAACGTCCGTCGTATTTTACATACGTACCTGCGTTGGATGGGCTAAGGGCACTAGGTGTTCTGTTGGTCCTAGGATATCATTTTGGAATTAATGGGTTTAAGGGTGGATTTTTAGGTGTTAATTTGTTTTTTGCTTTATCGGGATTTTTAATGATGAAAACATCACAAAATGAGGCTTTGAGGCAACAATTTTCACTTGGAAGATTCTACATAAAAAGAATTAAACGGATTTATCCCGCAATGATTATGATGGTCTTGATGAGTACAGTAATTGCCACAATATTTATGCGTTCGCGTTTGCAAAGTATTAAAGACCAATTTTTAAGCACATTAATTGGCTATAATAACTGGTGGCAAATCAATCACTCCGTTTCGTATTTTGACCAATTAAACCAACAATCTCCGTTTACCCATATGTGGTCTTTGGGAGTGGAACTTAATTTTTATTTGATTTGGCCAATTATTTTCATGATTGGTTATTATCTGATCAACTCGAAAATGAAAAGAGTATTTTTTGGTACGTTAGCTGGGGCGGCGCTCTTATATTACCTTAGCTTTGTATTCACAACTTTAGACTTTTCGAGGATTTATTATGGAACCGATACAAGGATATTTAGTTTTTTATTCGGTACGTGGCTTGCTAGCTACGATCGTGAAATTGATATACTAGGTTATCGTTATTCAGACCAAAGTAAATTGATTAAGGCGCTGATTCAGCTAATTGTTTTAGGGCTGTCAATTTGGTGTGTAACTACTGCAGATGGCCAATCAGCAGTTACTTACCGCTTTACCATGGTGTTATTTACATTTTTAACGGTGGGGTTGATTCAGTTAATAGTTACCCCCACCATTTGGCAAAAACTATTTAATTTTCCTTTACTAGTGTGGTTAGGAAAACGAAGTTACGGTATCTACATTTATCATTACCCTGTTATTTTTTTCTGTACACGATTACTACACCTAAATAATCAATGGTTATTGATTGGAATTGAGTTGGTGATTACCCTTCTTATTACTGAAATTTCGTATGGTTTTTTAGAACAACCTATTCTACATTTTAAACTTAATGAACCTTTAATGGAGCAAAGACGATTTAACAAACCAATGGGAGTTTTATTAGCAAGCTTAATAGTTATCACTGCCTTTGGCTTATTAACTACCTCGAAACCTACCGAGGCTCCTTATCACTTAGCTTCAGCATTGCATAAAAATCAGCACCAACTAAAAGAGCAAGATAAGTCGGATTTAATTATTAAAAATGCGCGATCAAAGGCGGGGAATCCAGCTGATCGTCCAACTTTATCCATTGGTGATTCCGTCATGTTGGGAGCCTCTCCAGCTTTAAAACAAGTATTTAAGCATAATTACGTTGATGCAGTTGAGTCTCGTCAGGCATTTGTTTTACCAACTTTACTTGAAAAATATAAGAAGCAAAATCAGTTGCCTAACCAAATATTAGTAGGCTTAGGTACTAATGGATATATTACTGATAAAACGGTCGCAGAGACATTTAAAATTGTTGGTAAGAAGCGCACCGTGTATTGGTTAAACATGTATGCCCCTACGATTCAATGGTCGAACTCAATTAATCAAGAATTAAAGGCATTTAGTAAAAAATATGATAACCTTGTCATCATTGATTGGCATAGTGAAGGTCAAAAACATCCGGAATGGTTTTATAGCGATGAAATTCATCTTAATGGAGATGGACAAAGTGGTTATGCTAAATTCATTCGTGACAGTATTAAAGGTTAAATAAAAATTTCGGATTACAAACGAAGGAGGTCAACTAATGTATTCAATATTAATTGTGGAAGATAGCCCACGAATTAATCAACTAATAAAAACGGGGTTAGTTGACCAATACAAATGCTATCAGGCTTTAGATGCAAACCAAGCTAATAAATGGATGGATCAGGTACCAATTGATCTAGTTATTTTAGATATTATGCTTCCACAAGTTAATGGGTACGAATTGCTTCCCGTATTCAAAGAGGAACAAATCCCGGTGATTTTTCTGACGGCGAAAACAGAGGTCGATGACATTGTTAAAGGGCTCAGACTAGGGGCTGACGACTACATCACGAAGCCCTTTCATTTGGATGAACTGGCTGCACGGGTGGAAGCAGTTTTACGTCGTCGTTACGGAGGAAGCAAAGAGCTTTCTTATGAAGATTTTACGGTTGATTTATCCAAAAAAAATGTTAAAAGCAACGGAAAAGACATCAAATTAACTCAAAAGGAATACGAGTTGTTTATTTACTTAGTTAAAAATCGAGGAATTAGTCTGAGCCGCGAAAAAATTTACCAAGCAGTTTGGGATTTTGCAGGTGAGTTTTCTGAAACGAGAACGGTTGATCTACACGTACAAAGGTTACGAAAAAAGCTCAACTTAGATAATAAATTAAAAACTATATACAAATATGGTTATCGATTGGAGTAGATGAT encodes:
- a CDS encoding acetyltransferase; this encodes MENTRNKTKLLKQRPSYFTYVPALDGLRALGVLLVLGYHFGINGFKGGFLGVNLFFALSGFLMMKTSQNEALRQQFSLGRFYIKRIKRIYPAMIMMVLMSTVIATIFMRSRLQSIKDQFLSTLIGYNNWWQINHSVSYFDQLNQQSPFTHMWSLGVELNFYLIWPIIFMIGYYLINSKMKRVFFGTLAGAALLYYLSFVFTTLDFSRIYYGTDTRIFSFLFGTWLASYDREIDILGYRYSDQSKLIKALIQLIVLGLSIWCVTTADGQSAVTYRFTMVLFTFLTVGLIQLIVTPTIWQKLFNFPLLVWLGKRSYGIYIYHYPVIFFCTRLLHLNNQWLLIGIELVITLLITEISYGFLEQPILHFKLNEPLMEQRRFNKPMGVLLASLIVITAFGLLTTSKPTEAPYHLASALHKNQHQLKEQDKSDLIIKNARSKAGNPADRPTLSIGDSVMLGASPALKQVFKHNYVDAVESRQAFVLPTLLEKYKKQNQLPNQILVGLGTNGYITDKTVAETFKIVGKKRTVYWLNMYAPTIQWSNSINQELKAFSKKYDNLVIIDWHSEGQKHPEWFYSDEIHLNGDGQSGYAKFIRDSIKG
- a CDS encoding response regulator transcription factor — protein: MYSILIVEDSPRINQLIKTGLVDQYKCYQALDANQANKWMDQVPIDLVILDIMLPQVNGYELLPVFKEEQIPVIFLTAKTEVDDIVKGLRLGADDYITKPFHLDELAARVEAVLRRRYGGSKELSYEDFTVDLSKKNVKSNGKDIKLTQKEYELFIYLVKNRGISLSREKIYQAVWDFAGEFSETRTVDLHVQRLRKKLNLDNKLKTIYKYGYRLE